In the bacterium SCSIO 12741 genome, ATGGGAGGTATTCCATCTGGACTGGGCTTTACATCGCGCTGAGCAATCATATTAATCACCCAAAGATTGGGCTCCACTTGAATGGATTGAATTTCTCCCAATCGAAATTTATCCTTCGATCTGGCCCAGTTTCGATAAGCCTGTTCAGGCTCCTTCCATCGAGCAGATAAGGCCATAACAAACCCTCTTCCCCAACCACCAATATCGTTACACACGTGCACAATAAATTTGGGTCCTTCGCCCTTGGGTTGGGTAGCATCTCCTTGGGTATAAGTAATCGGATTCAAGGCTATCTTTTTAAACTTTTCCCTAAAATAGTGTGTTTCGATAGACAGGGAGTAAGAATCGTAGGTGGGATCTCTTCTCTGCTCTTCGGGAACAAGTACTTTTTCCACCTCGTCATACTCCAGAGGAACCGCTCCAATGCTTCTTGGTTTGTCATTGGTTGAAGGAAACAAATAGATTCTGGTATTCGCTGGAAGTTCGCTTTTTTCTCCTCCTGTATATGGAGCAAAGTGATGGGTAAGATAAGTAACCGGAACCTCCGTGATGGATTCGTAGACTCCTCCTCGTTCAGGTATGTACCAATCTTTGGGATATTCCAAGCGATCTATTCGATCGCCCATCCGCATTTCTCTACCTTGGATCACCGCACGCCTTCCTTGCTCCATTTCTTGAAACAATTCTTCGTTTCCCTTAAAGCCGAATAAGCGGAAAAAACGAGCCAACCAACTCATGGTTTATCCATCATAAACAAAGGCGAATCCGGACCCGTGCGGTATTTCAAATAAGGAGACAAATCATATCGACTATAGGAAAGATCCACCAAAGGAGTTAACGTTTTAATGGCATTGGGCATGGGGCAGGGAGCCAAAATCTCAATACGGTCATCGTACAAGAGAAAATCGTCGGGATAAAAATCCTTTTGACATTGCTCATATACTTCAAGGGCCCATTCATAATCCGTGGTATCTACTCCCGTGAGTGAATCTCCCAAATAATGCTTTATGGTATAGCGAGCAAAGGTGTATCGGTTGTTGACCTGTTCTCTCAAAAAAGGAATGAAGCGAGTGGTATCCATGAAATCATAGAGCTCTACTTCCTTTCCAGAATAGGTAGAAAATACATAGGGTTCAGACCAACTGGTGCAATAGGCCCCACAGCCTTCAGCTGAAATCAAGAGGGACAACAAACCGTATTGATCATAGGTCACTTCATAGTCCAGGAAATCTACTCCATCTATCCAAGTATCCAGAGCCTGTTGTAGGTCAATTTCTACGGAATCAACGCCTAAGAAGTCCTTTTTAAGGTGCTGGTTAATGTTGGCATCTACAGCAGAATCACCGGTTTCAATTACCGGAAAATTAAGCGGACGAACCTTTTTGGATTTGGGTTTATGTCCAGTGGGATGAATACTTGATAGCTGTGTATTTTGAGCCATGACCATGTTGGAAACAAACCCGACAAAAACCAAAACGGCCAGGGTTCTATTCCCACTCATAAACTTCCCAATTATTGCCATAGTCTTTGTATACATATACCGTAACACTCTTAAATTTCCTTTCTCCTTTGATGATTAGGTTGATCTGCGCAGCTCCTGTCTCTCCCTGATCATTCTGCTCAATACTTATACTCCCGGAAGATATCATTCCAAAACCAACAACTGGGCCAATTTCATTCTGGATTTCGGGCAATTGAGTAAAATACCAGCAAGCCGCATCATAAGCCTTAGTATTTGGGATGATAAAGAACATGAGAGTCTGAGCAAAAAAGACAAAGCCGAGAAATCCTAACCCCAATTTGTACCCCGTCGTATTCTTTCCCTGACGTTTGGCTCCGCTCATTTTTTTAGCCAAAATGGAGAGTACGGCCAAGAGCAACACCATACCACTAATAGGCAAGGATTCCCATAGAAAGTAAATGGGCAGCCATCGGCTGACCAATCCATAAATCAACAGAAGAAGTCCAATGATTAGAAAAGCCTTGGCAATATCGGATAGGTCTTTGGTTATGTTCAGCAAGAAATTCATGGCTCAATGCTAGTTCTGTTCATCAGAAACAGAGCCTGAAAATTAAAGATTTCCCGCTACTGACCAGTCAGGCGATTTACCCCTTTAGCGGCCAATGTGTGGCTTGGATTCATTTCAAGCACTTCGCGGTATTTCTTCAGGGCCTCTTCCTTCTCGCCTTTCAGCTCCATGGTATAACCCAAGTTATAGTGAGCATCGGCATAGTCAGGGGCTCTTTTAAGGGACTCTTCAAAGAAGTATTGAGCAGAATCCAATTCTTCTTCCAAAATCAACTTCACGTAGCCCATGTTGTACCAAGCGCTCACATGATCGGGGCTCAATTCCAAAATACGGCGGTATTGATCCAGGGCTTTTTTGGCCTCTTCGTTTTCTTGCAAAAACAGTCCCTTAGCATACAAGGCTTCAACACTTTCCGGCTTCACCTTAATGGCGTTGCTAAAATAGGCTTCGGCCAGCGGGTGGTTCTCGATCGCATAGAGCATACCCAATTGAATGTAAGCTTCGTAATGATCCGGATTTTGCTCGACGGCGGTTTGGAAACTGGAAACCGCCTTCACCGTATCTTTCGAATATTTGTGTGCCATTCCCTTGAGGTAGTAAGCCTGACCATTGTAGGCATCAAATCCAAGAGCTGCATTGGCCCAGTTAATACACTTCTGGTACTCACCAGCCCACATGTAGATTTCAGAAATTTTGAGCATGATTCCTGTAGAGCTGGGAACCTTGTAAATGGCATCATCCAAAAGCGCCTTGGCCTTTCCAAATTGCTTCTCCTCAATTAACCATTCTGCCTTTCTCAGGTAATACTGATCATTGAGACTATCCAATTCCATAGCTCGATCCAGATCGGAATAAGCTGAAGCTTGATCTTCATCATCCTTACGCCACTCGGCACGCATGGCATACAGAGCAGCATTGTTTGGATCGTCTTTGATTACTGCATTGAGACTATCGTAGCGGGTTTCATACTGAATCGCCGCATCAGAAGATTCTCCAGAAGAATCGCAGGAAGAAAAACCAAAAACCAACAGACCACTCAGGGCAAACAGGCCCAAAATCTTACGCACCATACTTTACGGATTGAAATGTGGGCCGAAAATAAGGCTTTCGGCCGGGTCTGAATAAAGAAAACCGACCGAGGCTTACTCGGCGGTCAGCTTTTCACGAATTTTGGCTTCTATTTCATCAGCCAATTCAGGATTATCGCCAATCAACTCTTTCACTGAATCTCTACCTTGTCCTAATTTGGTATCACCATAGCTAAACCAGGAGCCGCTTTTTTGAACTACTCCATGTTCTACTGCCAAATCCAAAATTTCACCTGCCTTGGAAATACCCAGGCCATACATGATGTCAAACTCAGCTTTTTGGAAAGGAGGAGCTACCTTATTCTTAACCACCTTTACACGGGTGCGGTTTCCAATAACGTGATCTCCAGCTTTGATTTGTGAAGAACGGCGAATATCGATTCTTACAGAAGAATAAAATTTCAAGGCATTACCACCGGTGGTAGTTTCCGGATTACCGAACATCACCCCGATTTTTTCACGTAACTGGTTAATGAAAATACAACAGCAGTTGGTTTTGTTAATGCTACCGGTCAATTTTCTCAATGCCTGGGACATCAAACGAGCTTGCAGACCTACCACAGCGTCTCCCATCTCGCCTTCGATTTCAGCACGAGGAGTCAAAGCAGCTACCGAGTCAATAACGATTAGATCAATGGCTCCAGAGCGAATCAGGTTATCAGCAATTTCCAAGGCTTGTTCCCCATTATCGGGTTGAGAAATCAAAAGGTTCTCGGTATCAACACCCAGGTTTTCAGCATAAAAACGGTCGAAGGCGTGCTCCGCATCAATAATGGCAGCAATACCACCCTGCTTTTGTACTTCCGCAATGGCGTGAATGGCCAAAGTAGTTTTACCCGAAGATTCAGGTCCATAAATTTCAACCACACGGCCCTTTGGGTAACCATTCACCCCTAAAGCCATATCCAAAGTTAAAGAGCCAGAAGGGATAACATCCATAGTTTCGATGGCATCATCACCTAATTTCATAACGGCACCTTTACCGTATTGCTTATCTAATTTATCAAGGGTTAATTTGAGGGCTTTCAGTTTTGCATCCTGAGACATAGTCGTATTTTTTTTAAAGTTTCCGCAAGCAAAAGAAGGAGGGTAAAACGTAACCTTTTTACGGTGTGAAATTAAATATCAATTTTTCTCCTACTCTACTCAAGCAAGCAATAGTTATCCACCAATTTCCCCTATTGGTGTTAGTATTAAGATTGATTGATGCGAAGATAGACGATTAGCTAAATTTTATAGTAAAAAAAACAAACTTGCTACAAATAATAGCAATGCTACAAATATTGTCATTACAGGGATTTTGAAATAATCATCAAATAATCACCTTATCTCAATAATCAAATTTGTAGCAAATATATTCAAACCAATCCCTTCTTAATTTCCTCCCAAATTCTAACCCAAACCGACCAAATTCTAATTCAAACGAACCAAGTATCCTTCTGGGACTTGAAATCTCTCAAACAGAAACAATTAGCATACTTCTTTCCCTTTACTTTGATTATTCAAACTATCAATTCTTAAATTACAAACACCATGAACACTAAACTAAGCTTGGCTCTTTGCATCCTATTCTGGAGCCTCGTGGGCAGTGCCCAAAACAATCCAAACTACGTAGATTTTGAAACCGGTACATACAGCGGTGGCCACACGGCTGGACCTGAAAATTCAAACATCAACAATGCTTATTTCCACAGCGCCTACGGCGTTGAATTCTTTAATGTACTTAGCGGTACCCAATACATTCCCAAGTACGCTACAGTAGGGCCGAATGCGGCTGCTTTTAAAACATCTAATGTCAATGCAACTTACTGCTATTCGGGTTCCACTACGGATGACAACCCGTATAACTCCGCCACCAACCCCGGATGTTGGTTTATGACGGATGACGATGGAATTGTTACCCAAAACCCAAAGCAGTTACACATTGAATATGATCAAGATTCTATTCAGTGTACTATCGCCTCAGGTTACGTATATGACCTGGATGGGAACTCTATGGCTGAAGCCTGGCGTTTGGACATCTACTCTGTAGGCGGAGGTGGAACTCCAGACAACAGCATCTACATCATCTCCGATCAATATGCTTCTTGTTCGGGTTGCCCGGCTCTGCCTGGACCAATGAGTGGTGCCTACAACTGGAATGGCGGATCTATTCTGGCGGGCGATGGTCGTGATACCTATTGGGAACTTCAAACCAATGGTAACCCGATTGATTACATCACTATGACCTATATCGGTCACCCAAACCGTGGCGTGGGCGTGGCTTTTGACAACTTCTACTACTGTAGTAAGGGAGACAGCACTCCTCCACAAGGAGATCCATGCGATAGCCTTGAGGCCAAGTATACCTATGCTGTAAACGGTTGTGGAGTTCAGTTTACCGACCAATCTACTTCAGCCTCTGGTTACCCAATTATTGGATGGCATTGGGACTTTGGAGATGGAACAACTTCTAATCAGCAGAACCCATTCCACCAGTACGCTCCAAACAACACGTACACGGCTACCTTGTACGTCACCTCTTTTAATGGTGAAGAATGCTGTACCGATAGTATTAAGCAAGAGATTCGCGTAAATGAGTGCAGAGACTGTGAAGCTGAAATCGATTTTAGCTGGACCTTCAACGAGTATTGCGATCCTTGTTTAATGGACTTCTCTCCTATTATTCATTACCAAACAACAGCGGTAATTGGATACTACTGGAACATTAATGGAACGATTTACACAACTGAAAATGTGCAGCACCTGCTTAGCGGAGGCGCTTCCGTTTGCTTAACCGTAATTTTTGAAGGTCCAAATGGTAAACCTGGAGAATGTTGTACTCGCACCATCTGTGCAGAAGTTGAATGTGGTACGGTAGGTACTGCAAGCGGTGGTGAGCCAGCTGGAATGATGCCAGATATGACCCATGACGATGAAAGCACAATGAACATCGATGGTGCAAGCGACCTGGAAGATCACCCGGAGTTTTCAGCAAAAATCTATCCTAATCCGGGGAATGCTGAAATTTCAATTGACCTGGAAATGCTAAACAGCGATGAAGTTTCTGTGGTATTGATTTCTCCCAATGGACAGCGTATCGAATTGATGGATCAAGTGGCTTTGACTGCTGGAAGCAATCAACTAACCATCAATACCAGCGATGTGGCTGAAGGCATGTATATATTGAGAATTGACGGAAACCAAATTGCCTTTTCCGATCGTCTTCAAATTCAACACTAAAAGGATTCTCGTCCTTTAGAATAAGGATCAGGAATAGGGAACCCTCGCCATTTGGTGAGGGTTCTTTTTTTTATCTATTTACCTTTGTCCGGCCATAAGGCGTGCTGTTACTCCAAAGCAGACGGAACCAACCAAAATCCTACCCAAGTACCAAAAAGCCTTTTTCTGCTCTACGGAAAATAACCCAAAGAAAACAACCTACTACAAATCAACACCTTACCACAATAAAAACGATCCATTCGTTCGATTTAGCGCGGTGATTCCGCAGGCAACAACGAGCCTAACCATACTTCGCGATAGACACAGTTCACACTCATTAAAAACGTATTAACTCGCTCTAAGTAAGCCTTTTGAGTCACAAGGAAAGTTCTAAACCTTTCCTCGAATCAGCAATGATCCATCCCGATAAATTTAACCCATCAATTTATGGACTCTCCCCGAGTCTTTCGTACAAACTTTCTTAACTGAACAACATGAAAACACCCAAAATTATCCTCTGCTGCCTGCTCATAGGGCTGGTATGGGGAAGCGCTTTTGCTCAACAATCTACTGACGAAAAGCGGGAAAACCTCATCCAAAAGGAGGAGGTTAAAATTGAGCGATTCATCCAGAAACACCTGGATGACCCTTTTCCAAAATCGGAATGGGAAAACCTCGAGGATCATGACCACGATGGTCACAACGCGGTAAAGCCATCTCCCGAATCGATGGAAGAAATTAAAAGGCTGTACTGGCGTCAACAGTACTTTGTAAAGAATCCTGGCTCAGCGGCTCTTTATACCTCTCCGGGAGGAGCGCCTGCCCTATCTTGTCAGAATGGAGATTTTGAAATGGGCAATTTCTCCTTTTATACGGGAGCTCGAAGTCGATCTACGGCGTGTGATTCAACCCAAAACATCTTGGGGCTAAACTGGACTCCGATTAATATGACTGCTCCTCCAGTCAATGACTTCTTGATCACCAACAACGTGGCTGACCCGGTTATTCCACAACTTCGGCAAACCCACAACAATAGCTCTCATGCGGCACGAATCAACTGGATCAATCCCTGTAGAC is a window encoding:
- a CDS encoding macro domain-containing protein, producing the protein MNPITYTQGDATQPKGEGPKFIVHVCNDIGGWGRGFVMALSARWKEPEQAYRNWARSKDKFRLGEIQSIQVEPNLWVINMIAQRDVKPSPDGIPPIREVYVGRCLAQVRELALEKGASIHMPRIGCGLAGGKWENIQPHI
- a CDS encoding tetratricopeptide repeat protein, which codes for MVRKILGLFALSGLLVFGFSSCDSSGESSDAAIQYETRYDSLNAVIKDDPNNAALYAMRAEWRKDDEDQASAYSDLDRAMELDSLNDQYYLRKAEWLIEEKQFGKAKALLDDAIYKVPSSTGIMLKISEIYMWAGEYQKCINWANAALGFDAYNGQAYYLKGMAHKYSKDTVKAVSSFQTAVEQNPDHYEAYIQLGMLYAIENHPLAEAYFSNAIKVKPESVEALYAKGLFLQENEEAKKALDQYRRILELSPDHVSAWYNMGYVKLILEEELDSAQYFFEESLKRAPDYADAHYNLGYTMELKGEKEEALKKYREVLEMNPSHTLAAKGVNRLTGQ
- the recA gene encoding recombinase RecA, coding for MSQDAKLKALKLTLDKLDKQYGKGAVMKLGDDAIETMDVIPSGSLTLDMALGVNGYPKGRVVEIYGPESSGKTTLAIHAIAEVQKQGGIAAIIDAEHAFDRFYAENLGVDTENLLISQPDNGEQALEIADNLIRSGAIDLIVIDSVAALTPRAEIEGEMGDAVVGLQARLMSQALRKLTGSINKTNCCCIFINQLREKIGVMFGNPETTTGGNALKFYSSVRIDIRRSSQIKAGDHVIGNRTRVKVVKNKVAPPFQKAEFDIMYGLGISKAGEILDLAVEHGVVQKSGSWFSYGDTKLGQGRDSVKELIGDNPELADEIEAKIREKLTAE
- a CDS encoding T9SS type A sorting domain-containing protein, whose translation is MNTKLSLALCILFWSLVGSAQNNPNYVDFETGTYSGGHTAGPENSNINNAYFHSAYGVEFFNVLSGTQYIPKYATVGPNAAAFKTSNVNATYCYSGSTTDDNPYNSATNPGCWFMTDDDGIVTQNPKQLHIEYDQDSIQCTIASGYVYDLDGNSMAEAWRLDIYSVGGGGTPDNSIYIISDQYASCSGCPALPGPMSGAYNWNGGSILAGDGRDTYWELQTNGNPIDYITMTYIGHPNRGVGVAFDNFYYCSKGDSTPPQGDPCDSLEAKYTYAVNGCGVQFTDQSTSASGYPIIGWHWDFGDGTTSNQQNPFHQYAPNNTYTATLYVTSFNGEECCTDSIKQEIRVNECRDCEAEIDFSWTFNEYCDPCLMDFSPIIHYQTTAVIGYYWNINGTIYTTENVQHLLSGGASVCLTVIFEGPNGKPGECCTRTICAEVECGTVGTASGGEPAGMMPDMTHDDESTMNIDGASDLEDHPEFSAKIYPNPGNAEISIDLEMLNSDEVSVVLISPNGQRIELMDQVALTAGSNQLTINTSDVAEGMYILRIDGNQIAFSDRLQIQH